In Corynebacterium endometrii, one DNA window encodes the following:
- a CDS encoding glutaredoxin family protein, translating into MSPAVELMVRRTCGSCKRVHAQIEPVVARAGATLTLVDVDSDPELAMEYGDRVPVVVIDGEEFACWEVDNDELVRELAR; encoded by the coding sequence ATGTCCCCAGCAGTTGAACTTATGGTGAGGCGGACCTGCGGCTCCTGCAAGCGCGTCCACGCCCAGATTGAACCGGTCGTGGCGCGTGCCGGTGCCACGCTCACCCTGGTTGACGTAGATAGTGACCCAGAGTTGGCTATGGAATATGGGGACCGCGTGCCCGTTGTAGTGATCGACGGCGAAGAGTTTGCGTGCTGGGAAGTCGATAATGATGAATTGGTGCGGGAGCTTGCGCGTTAA
- a CDS encoding sensor histidine kinase: protein MQLALAFIAGVLVCALAAPLIRWIRRRLERRRLAAATAANQVTTLSQVFNLAIQGSPVGVTVVDNEGSVVVSNTSSHEMSIVHDRTLNPDIWTVSQEVFEDKETRTVDLSIPRRRTGNRVSQVKAVVQPLTLHDDRFVIVYATDESESVRMESARRDFVANVSHELKTPVGGIALLSEALLQDPGDAEHVQYFGAKIQKEASRMGNMVSELIALSKLQGAEALPEMEPCPVDEIVDEAIHRNQLGADARNIAITRGARAEVDVLCDKSLIVTAVSNLISNAVNYSPDGVQVSISHKVVSEDVVYIRVTDRGIGIAPEDQKRVFERFFRVDKARSRSTGGTGLGLAIVKHVVANHGGNIKLWSRPGTGSTFTIELPIYHNQNPAELPDSRNNDSTKSIKARGTSLPGSLPSAMARVAARRKEKEK from the coding sequence ATGCAGTTAGCACTCGCGTTCATCGCCGGCGTGCTGGTGTGCGCGCTGGCGGCCCCGCTGATCCGGTGGATTCGGCGTAGGCTGGAGCGCCGCCGCCTGGCGGCGGCCACCGCGGCGAACCAGGTCACCACCTTGTCCCAGGTCTTTAACCTGGCCATTCAGGGCTCCCCGGTGGGCGTGACCGTGGTGGACAATGAGGGCTCCGTGGTGGTGTCTAACACCTCGAGCCATGAGATGTCCATTGTCCATGACCGCACGCTCAACCCAGACATTTGGACCGTGTCTCAAGAGGTCTTTGAAGACAAGGAAACCCGCACGGTCGATCTGTCCATTCCGCGCCGCCGAACCGGCAACCGCGTGAGCCAGGTCAAGGCCGTGGTGCAGCCGCTGACTTTGCACGATGACCGTTTCGTCATTGTCTACGCCACGGATGAGTCTGAATCCGTGCGCATGGAGTCCGCGCGCCGCGACTTCGTGGCGAACGTCTCCCATGAGCTCAAGACCCCGGTGGGCGGTATTGCCTTGCTGTCCGAGGCCCTCCTCCAGGACCCCGGCGACGCGGAACACGTGCAGTACTTCGGCGCCAAGATTCAAAAGGAAGCCTCACGCATGGGCAACATGGTCAGTGAGCTCATCGCCTTGTCCAAGCTGCAGGGCGCCGAGGCGCTGCCCGAGATGGAGCCGTGCCCGGTCGATGAAATCGTGGATGAGGCAATCCATCGCAATCAGCTGGGCGCGGATGCACGCAATATCGCCATCACCCGCGGTGCGCGCGCCGAGGTGGACGTGTTGTGCGACAAATCCCTGATAGTCACCGCGGTGTCCAACCTTATTTCCAACGCCGTGAACTACTCCCCGGATGGCGTGCAGGTTTCCATCTCCCACAAGGTGGTCAGCGAGGACGTTGTGTATATCCGCGTGACGGATCGGGGAATCGGCATCGCGCCAGAGGATCAAAAGCGCGTCTTTGAACGTTTCTTCCGCGTTGATAAGGCCCGCTCCCGCTCTACCGGCGGCACGGGCTTGGGCCTGGCGATTGTCAAGCACGTGGTGGCCAATCATGGCGGAAACATCAAACTATGGTCGCGCCCGGGGACCGGCTCAACGTTTACGATTGAGTTGCCCATCTATCACAATCAAAACCCGGCGGAATTGCCGGATAGCCGTAATAATGACAGTACGAAGTCGATCAAGGCGCGCGGCACCTCCCTCCCGGGGTCATTGCCTAGTGCCATGGCCCGCGTGGCCGCTCGTCGAAAGGAAAAGGAAAAGTGA
- a CDS encoding glutamyl-tRNA reductase → MSVLVVGMSHQSAPVALLERLSMDDEKRNATCQALVETGALSEAMIISTCNRLEVYAVTNSFHTGVQDVVKTLARLSSEDEAKLRGFLYVRYADAAAEHLMAVAAGLDSMVVGEQQIIGQVRTAYQMASEIGTAGQRIHALAQAALHAGKRVHAETEIDSAGASMVSFAFDQALTAMGRENLEGSTALVLGAGAMSSLAATHAGRLGVEKLIIANRTRERAERLASHAIEAGVAAEVVDFAERAEALKEVDIAISATGADTFTIRPDDLPANHPLMLVDLSLPRDIDDAVAQVPGADLVNIERLSKSLQAADTEVAAGTNPHLEARAIVDEELAAYASAERVRDVVPAVSALRRRAADLVECEVGRLSHKRPELTEEQIADVAQALKRVADKILHEPTVRAKKLAADSGTLNNETALQELFGLQLESTGVSVPADKLPKVAPRER, encoded by the coding sequence ATGAGTGTGCTCGTCGTGGGCATGTCCCACCAGTCAGCGCCGGTGGCGTTGCTGGAGCGCCTGAGCATGGATGACGAGAAGCGAAACGCCACCTGCCAGGCGCTGGTTGAAACCGGCGCCCTGTCGGAGGCGATGATTATCTCCACCTGCAACCGCCTCGAGGTCTACGCCGTGACCAATTCATTCCACACCGGGGTGCAGGACGTGGTCAAAACGCTGGCGCGGTTGTCCAGCGAGGACGAGGCTAAGCTGCGCGGCTTCCTCTACGTCCGCTATGCGGATGCGGCCGCCGAGCATTTGATGGCCGTGGCCGCTGGCCTGGATTCCATGGTGGTGGGCGAGCAGCAAATCATCGGTCAGGTGCGCACCGCCTACCAGATGGCGTCAGAGATTGGCACCGCCGGCCAGCGCATCCACGCCCTGGCACAGGCCGCGCTTCACGCCGGCAAGCGGGTGCACGCCGAAACTGAGATTGATTCCGCCGGCGCCTCCATGGTTTCCTTCGCCTTCGATCAGGCGCTCACGGCCATGGGGCGCGAAAACCTGGAAGGCTCCACCGCGCTGGTTTTGGGCGCGGGCGCCATGAGTTCCCTGGCCGCCACCCATGCCGGACGCCTGGGCGTGGAGAAGCTGATCATTGCTAACCGCACCCGCGAGCGTGCGGAGCGTTTGGCTAGCCACGCGATCGAGGCGGGCGTGGCCGCGGAGGTTGTGGACTTCGCCGAGCGCGCGGAGGCGTTAAAAGAGGTAGACATCGCCATTTCGGCCACAGGCGCTGACACGTTTACAATCCGCCCCGATGACCTTCCGGCTAATCACCCGCTGATGCTGGTTGATCTGTCCCTGCCGCGCGATATTGATGACGCGGTGGCCCAGGTTCCCGGCGCCGATTTGGTCAACATTGAGCGCCTGTCCAAGTCCCTCCAGGCCGCCGATACCGAGGTGGCAGCGGGCACTAACCCGCACCTGGAAGCGCGCGCCATTGTCGATGAGGAGTTGGCCGCATACGCCTCCGCCGAGCGCGTGCGGGACGTGGTCCCGGCCGTGTCGGCGCTGCGGCGGCGCGCGGCTGACCTCGTCGAGTGCGAGGTGGGCCGTTTGTCCCACAAGCGCCCCGAGCTGACCGAGGAGCAGATCGCGGACGTGGCCCAGGCCCTTAAGCGCGTGGCGGATAAGATTCTGCACGAGCCAACCGTGCGCGCCAAGAAGCTGGCGGCTGACTCCGGCACGCTAAACAATGAGACCGCCCTGCAGGAACTCTTTGGCCTGCAGCTAGAAAGCACGGGCGTGTCCGTACCGGCAGACAAACTGCCCAAGGTAGCCCCGCGCGAACGATGA
- a CDS encoding helix-turn-helix domain-containing protein has product MANEEKGTFLTVAEVADMMRVSKMTVYRLVHAGDLPAVRVGRSFRVHENAVSEYLENSVYGVG; this is encoded by the coding sequence ATGGCTAATGAAGAAAAGGGAACCTTCTTGACGGTTGCTGAGGTCGCTGACATGATGCGAGTCTCCAAGATGACCGTTTACCGTTTGGTTCACGCAGGCGATCTACCAGCGGTTCGCGTGGGGCGCTCATTCCGCGTCCACGAGAATGCTGTGAGCGAGTACCTTGAGAACTCCGTGTACGGAGTTGGCTAA
- a CDS encoding 30S ribosomal protein bS22, translating into MGSVIKKRRKRMSKKKHRKMLRRTRVQRRKLGK; encoded by the coding sequence ATGGGTTCTGTTATTAAGAAGCGCCGCAAGCGTATGTCCAAGAAGAAGCACCGCAAGATGCTGCGCCGCACCCGCGTTCAGCGTCGTAAGCTCGGCAAGTAA
- a CDS encoding Ppx/GppA phosphatase family protein, whose product MRLGVLDVGSNTVHLVAVDTAAGGRPSPMSDWKTPLKLVEQLDKDGNIHSKGVKKLVNAVGEAAELGKKLGCDDFIPFATSAIRSAGNGDEVLDTVEKETGVRLEILSGVDEARLTFLAVRRWYGWSTGRITNLDIGGGSLEMSTGTDEIPDLAFSLDLGAGRLTHNWFDEDPPKKKDVSSLRDFIDAELEDAAQQMRSLGPAGLAVGTSKTFRTLARLTGAAPSSEGLYVKRYLTTAGLRQLINFISRMTAADRAELEGVSSDRSHQIVAGALVAEASMRALGIEQMEICPWALREGVILRRIDKGLE is encoded by the coding sequence GTGCGATTAGGTGTATTAGACGTGGGAAGCAACACCGTTCATCTCGTGGCAGTGGACACTGCCGCCGGTGGGCGACCTTCCCCCATGAGCGATTGGAAGACCCCGCTTAAGCTGGTCGAGCAGCTTGACAAGGACGGCAACATCCACTCCAAGGGAGTCAAAAAGCTAGTCAATGCCGTGGGTGAAGCCGCCGAGCTTGGCAAGAAGCTGGGGTGTGATGACTTCATTCCCTTTGCCACCTCGGCCATCCGCTCCGCGGGTAACGGCGATGAGGTGTTGGACACGGTGGAGAAGGAAACGGGCGTGCGCCTGGAAATCCTCTCCGGCGTGGATGAGGCACGCCTGACATTCCTGGCGGTGCGCCGCTGGTATGGCTGGTCGACTGGCCGCATCACCAACCTAGACATCGGCGGCGGCTCCCTGGAGATGTCCACGGGCACGGACGAGATTCCTGACCTGGCGTTCTCCCTTGATCTGGGCGCGGGCCGTTTGACCCACAACTGGTTCGATGAGGATCCTCCTAAGAAGAAGGACGTAAGCTCTTTGCGTGATTTCATCGACGCGGAGCTGGAGGACGCGGCGCAGCAGATGCGCTCCCTGGGCCCAGCCGGCCTGGCGGTGGGTACTTCCAAGACCTTTCGTACACTGGCGCGTTTGACCGGCGCCGCGCCGTCCTCTGAGGGGCTATACGTCAAGCGCTACCTCACCACGGCGGGCCTGCGCCAACTGATTAACTTCATCTCTAGGATGACCGCAGCTGACAGAGCGGAGCTTGAGGGTGTAAGTTCAGACCGTTCGCACCAAATTGTTGCCGGCGCCCTCGTGGCCGAGGCAAGCATGCGCGCGCTGGGCATCGAACAGATGGAGATTTGCCCGTGGGCACTGCGTGAAGGCGTAATCTTGCGCCGCATCGATAAGGGACTGGAGTAG
- the proC gene encoding pyrroline-5-carboxylate reductase, producing MTKIAVLGGGQIGEALISGLVASGYEPADIVVTNRRAERSEELASSYGVSTTSDNLAAVDGADYVFACVKPYAIVSLLEEVSGSLGVDTTVISLAAGVTLEAMEVAAGEGVPVVRVMPNTPMLVGKGMCAAAAGESVEAEQLDGVVKLLEAVGEVVVVQEKDMDAVTALSGSSPAYYFLVTEALIDAGVQLGLTRDVAEKLAATSAAGAGKMLAESGRDAGTLRANVTSPGGTTAAALRELEESGIRGAFFRAAQACADRSAELG from the coding sequence ATGACAAAAATTGCAGTACTTGGAGGGGGCCAAATCGGCGAAGCGCTGATTTCCGGCCTGGTTGCATCCGGCTATGAGCCCGCTGACATCGTGGTCACCAACCGCAGGGCGGAGCGTAGCGAAGAATTGGCAAGCAGCTACGGGGTCAGCACTACCTCGGACAATCTCGCGGCCGTAGACGGCGCGGATTACGTCTTTGCGTGCGTCAAGCCGTACGCCATCGTGAGCCTGCTTGAGGAGGTTTCCGGATCCTTGGGCGTGGACACCACCGTGATTTCCCTTGCGGCGGGCGTGACGCTCGAAGCGATGGAGGTGGCGGCCGGGGAGGGCGTGCCCGTGGTCCGCGTTATGCCCAACACTCCGATGCTGGTGGGCAAGGGTATGTGCGCCGCAGCGGCCGGTGAGTCCGTGGAGGCGGAGCAGCTGGACGGGGTAGTAAAACTGCTTGAGGCCGTGGGTGAAGTGGTCGTGGTCCAGGAGAAGGACATGGACGCGGTGACGGCGCTTTCTGGTTCCTCACCCGCGTACTACTTCCTGGTGACCGAGGCGCTCATCGACGCCGGCGTGCAGCTTGGTTTGACGCGCGATGTGGCGGAGAAGCTGGCGGCGACCTCGGCAGCGGGCGCGGGCAAGATGCTTGCCGAGTCCGGCCGCGACGCCGGCACGCTGCGCGCCAACGTGACCTCCCCGGGCGGCACCACCGCCGCGGCGCTGAGGGAGCTCGAAGAATCCGGCATCCGTGGGGCGTTCTTCCGCGCGGCGCAGGCCTGCGCGGATCGCTCCGCCGAGCTCGGCTAG
- a CDS encoding HAD family hydrolase: MPESPIDFLASWSASRGNLRNFLETRAAAPLGEFQQREAGEAAAAAAASELFGLKLEDYSSGLSSVAAIFAHTGGKHAHDPAIPQDHGAAAFFDVDNTLIQGSSLVDFAYGLARRRYLRFGEIAPVAWKQLKYRVSGKEIAGDVHRGRNQALEFIKGRDVAELVALCEEIVDHSMLDKAYPGTKELAQAHLDAGQQVWLVTATPVLLAQILAKRLGFTGALGTVAEVKDGRFTGRLVGDILHGPGKKHAVAALATLEGLDLSRCTAYSDSANDIPLLSMVGSAVAVNPDRRLREIAADEGWLVHDYRSLRRAVRSYGVPTLATAAASYGSWRVLRKAGISIKPPR; the protein is encoded by the coding sequence ATGCCGGAGTCCCCCATAGACTTTCTGGCCAGTTGGTCCGCCAGCCGCGGCAACCTGCGCAACTTTTTGGAAACCAGGGCCGCCGCTCCCCTGGGCGAGTTCCAGCAGCGGGAGGCCGGCGAGGCGGCCGCCGCGGCCGCGGCCAGCGAGCTCTTTGGCCTGAAACTTGAGGACTATTCATCCGGCTTAAGCTCCGTCGCGGCCATCTTCGCCCACACCGGCGGCAAGCATGCCCACGATCCCGCCATCCCCCAGGACCACGGCGCCGCCGCATTCTTTGACGTGGACAACACCCTCATCCAGGGCTCTTCCCTGGTGGACTTTGCCTACGGCCTCGCCCGCCGCAGGTACCTGAGATTCGGCGAGATAGCCCCCGTTGCCTGGAAGCAGTTGAAATACAGGGTTTCAGGCAAGGAAATTGCGGGCGATGTGCACCGCGGGCGCAACCAGGCTTTGGAATTCATCAAGGGCCGGGACGTAGCTGAACTCGTAGCCCTGTGCGAAGAGATTGTGGACCACTCGATGTTGGATAAGGCCTACCCGGGCACCAAGGAGTTGGCGCAGGCACACCTAGACGCCGGCCAACAGGTGTGGCTGGTTACCGCCACCCCGGTTCTCCTAGCGCAAATCCTCGCCAAACGCCTGGGATTTACCGGCGCGCTGGGCACCGTCGCCGAAGTCAAGGACGGCAGGTTCACCGGCCGGCTAGTTGGAGACATCCTCCACGGCCCCGGCAAAAAGCATGCCGTGGCGGCGCTAGCCACGCTCGAGGGCCTAGACCTCTCGCGGTGCACCGCGTATTCCGACTCGGCCAATGACATCCCCCTGCTGTCCATGGTGGGTTCTGCCGTGGCCGTCAACCCTGACCGCAGGCTCCGCGAAATTGCGGCCGACGAGGGCTGGCTAGTCCACGATTACCGCTCCCTGCGCCGCGCGGTGCGCTCCTACGGCGTACCCACGCTGGCCACCGCGGCCGCAAGCTACGGGTCCTGGCGCGTGCTACGCAAGGCCGGCATCAGCATCAAGCCGCCGCGCTAA
- the mshA gene encoding D-inositol-3-phosphate glycosyltransferase yields MRIVMISMHTSPIEQPGTGDAGGMNVYVLNTATHLARQGVDVDIYTRATRPSQGRIVEVAPHLRVINIVAGPYEGLSKDDLPTQLAAFAGGVVQFTKCEGLHYDLIHSHYWLSGQVGWLLRDLWEIPLVHTAHTLAAVKNAHRSDDDSPESEARRICEQQLVDNADVLVVNTDDETRELVGHYDADPARIKVVRPGADVELFTPGTDRNTERSRRELGIPMHTKVVAFVGRLQKFKGPDVLIKATAELVRRDPMRNLRVVICGGPSGAHSTPETYQDLAREVGVARYIRFLQPRPPQELVAVYQAADIVAVPSYNESFGLVAVEAQASGTPVVAARVGGLPVAVQEGETGLLVTGHDPSDWADALEELLDDDERRIAMGEAAYERSARFSWAASAEQLSEVYRNALATVEPQPCTDRRGAGS; encoded by the coding sequence ATGCGCATAGTTATGATCTCCATGCATACCTCCCCCATTGAGCAGCCAGGTACCGGCGACGCGGGCGGAATGAACGTCTACGTCCTCAACACAGCCACGCACCTGGCCCGCCAGGGGGTGGACGTGGATATCTATACCCGCGCCACCCGCCCCTCCCAGGGGCGCATCGTAGAGGTCGCGCCCCACCTGCGCGTTATCAACATCGTCGCCGGTCCTTACGAGGGGCTAAGCAAGGATGACCTGCCCACCCAGCTGGCCGCGTTCGCCGGCGGGGTGGTGCAGTTTACTAAGTGTGAGGGCCTCCACTATGACCTCATCCATTCCCATTACTGGCTCTCGGGCCAGGTGGGGTGGCTCCTGCGCGATCTGTGGGAAATCCCGCTGGTGCACACCGCGCACACGCTGGCCGCGGTTAAAAACGCCCATCGATCCGACGATGATTCGCCGGAATCCGAGGCCCGCCGCATCTGTGAGCAGCAGCTGGTGGACAACGCGGACGTGCTGGTGGTCAACACCGATGATGAAACCCGCGAGCTGGTGGGCCATTATGACGCCGACCCGGCCCGCATCAAGGTGGTGCGCCCCGGGGCCGACGTGGAGCTGTTTACGCCCGGCACGGACCGCAACACGGAGCGTTCTCGCCGCGAGTTGGGCATCCCAATGCACACCAAGGTGGTGGCCTTCGTGGGCCGCCTGCAAAAGTTCAAGGGACCCGATGTGCTGATCAAGGCCACCGCGGAGCTGGTCAGGCGGGACCCCATGCGCAACCTGCGCGTGGTTATCTGCGGCGGCCCCTCCGGCGCTCACTCCACCCCGGAGACCTATCAGGACTTGGCCCGTGAAGTGGGGGTGGCCCGCTACATCCGCTTCCTGCAACCGCGCCCACCGCAGGAGCTGGTGGCGGTCTACCAGGCCGCCGATATTGTCGCGGTGCCCAGCTATAACGAGTCCTTCGGCCTGGTGGCCGTGGAGGCGCAGGCCTCTGGCACCCCGGTGGTGGCCGCCCGGGTTGGTGGCCTGCCCGTGGCCGTGCAGGAGGGGGAGACCGGCCTTTTGGTCACCGGCCACGATCCCTCGGACTGGGCCGACGCGTTGGAAGAACTGCTCGACGATGATGAGCGTCGCATCGCCATGGGCGAGGCCGCCTACGAGCGCTCGGCGCGGTTTAGCTGGGCGGCGTCGGCAGAACAGCTGTCCGAGGTCTACCGCAACGCGCTGGCCACCGTTGAGCCCCAGCCCTGCACGGACCGCCGCGGCGCCGGGTCGTAG
- a CDS encoding phosphoglyceromutase → MSNGKLILLRHGQSKWNESNQFTGWVDVDLTAKGEAEAKRGGELLAEQGILPDVLYTSLLRRAIRTANIALNHADRHWIPVIRDWRLNERHYGALQGLNKAETKDKYGEEQFMAWRRSYDTPPPALADDAEYSQANDVRYKDLDSVPQTECLLDVVKRLVPYFEEEILPRVKNGETVLVAAHGNSLRALVKHLDNISDEDIAGLNIPTGIPLVYEIDADGTVQNPGGSYLDPEAAAAGAAAVANQGNK, encoded by the coding sequence ATGAGTAACGGCAAACTGATTCTCCTCCGTCATGGCCAGTCCAAGTGGAATGAGTCCAACCAGTTCACTGGTTGGGTCGATGTAGACCTCACCGCTAAGGGCGAAGCCGAAGCTAAGCGTGGTGGCGAGCTCCTCGCCGAGCAGGGCATCCTGCCGGACGTGCTCTACACGTCCCTCCTGCGACGCGCTATTCGCACCGCAAACATTGCGCTAAACCACGCTGACCGCCACTGGATCCCGGTTATTCGCGACTGGCGCCTCAACGAGCGCCACTACGGCGCGCTCCAGGGCCTGAACAAGGCAGAGACCAAGGACAAGTACGGCGAAGAACAGTTCATGGCCTGGCGCCGCTCCTATGACACCCCACCGCCAGCGCTGGCCGACGACGCAGAATACTCACAGGCCAATGACGTCCGCTACAAGGACCTAGATTCCGTCCCGCAAACGGAGTGCCTGCTCGATGTGGTCAAGCGCCTGGTTCCTTACTTCGAGGAAGAAATCCTGCCTCGCGTGAAAAACGGTGAAACCGTCCTGGTTGCCGCGCACGGCAATTCCCTGCGCGCGCTGGTTAAGCACCTGGACAACATCTCCGATGAGGACATTGCCGGCCTGAATATCCCAACCGGTATCCCACTGGTGTACGAAATCGATGCGGACGGAACCGTGCAGAACCCGGGTGGTTCTTACCTGGATCCGGAAGCCGCCGCCGCTGGCGCCGCTGCCGTGGCAAACCAGGGTAATAAGTAG
- a CDS encoding long-chain-fatty-acid--CoA ligase: protein MSAFESKAWLQHFPEWTPHSLDYGETTLLDIYENNLAINPEKTATWFFGRTQTYAELDRQVRRAAAGLKAFGVRPGDKVAIALPNCPQHVAAFWAVLKLGAVVVEHNPLYTAHELEGLFKDHGARVAISWDKAASTLEKLRDTTNLETIISVNMIDAMPKLQRVALRLPIPMLKAKRDQLSADAINTVPWDSLSSNAIGGDGHDLVSEPSIDKNTTAVILYTSGTTGAPKGAELTHGSLYANILQGKHWVPGLGDSHERMLAALPMFHAYGLTMNVTLAPLIGGEVVLLPSPQIPLIMDIMKKNTPTWVPGVPTLYEKIVQAAEDKGIAIEGIRNSFSGAATLPVSTVEHWEQLTNGLLVEGYGLTECSPIIIGNPMNKDRRPGYVGIPFPDTEIRIANPENLDETLPDGEEGEILARGPQIFKGYLNNPEATAEAFHNGWFRTGDLGVMEEDGFVRLVSRIKEVIITGGFNVYPAEVEEALRVHPDIRDIAVVGRPRPDGSEDVVACIELNDGAALDPEGLKDFARERLTRYKVPRTFYHFEALARDQMGKIRRRDVQAELFKRLDNPAKA, encoded by the coding sequence TTGTCAGCTTTTGAATCTAAGGCTTGGCTCCAGCACTTCCCGGAGTGGACCCCACATTCCCTGGATTACGGCGAGACCACCCTGCTGGATATCTATGAAAATAACCTAGCCATAAATCCGGAAAAGACCGCGACCTGGTTCTTTGGCCGCACCCAAACCTATGCGGAGCTGGACCGCCAAGTCCGCCGCGCCGCCGCCGGGCTCAAGGCCTTCGGTGTGCGCCCGGGTGACAAAGTGGCCATCGCCCTCCCCAACTGCCCGCAGCACGTGGCCGCCTTCTGGGCCGTGCTCAAGCTGGGCGCCGTGGTAGTAGAGCACAACCCGCTCTACACCGCGCACGAGTTGGAGGGCCTGTTCAAAGACCACGGGGCACGCGTGGCCATCAGCTGGGACAAGGCCGCGTCCACGCTGGAAAAGCTACGGGATACCACCAACCTAGAGACCATCATCTCCGTCAACATGATTGACGCGATGCCCAAGCTCCAGCGCGTGGCCCTGCGCCTGCCAATCCCGATGCTCAAGGCCAAGCGCGACCAGCTGTCCGCCGACGCCATCAACACCGTCCCGTGGGATTCGCTGAGTTCCAATGCCATCGGCGGTGACGGCCACGATTTGGTCTCCGAGCCGTCCATTGACAAAAACACCACGGCGGTCATCCTGTACACCTCCGGCACCACCGGCGCGCCAAAGGGCGCGGAGCTGACCCACGGTTCCCTGTACGCGAACATCCTGCAGGGCAAGCATTGGGTTCCCGGCCTGGGCGATTCCCACGAGCGGATGCTCGCCGCGCTGCCGATGTTCCACGCCTACGGTTTGACCATGAACGTCACGCTGGCGCCGCTCATCGGCGGCGAGGTGGTGCTGCTTCCTTCGCCCCAGATTCCGCTCATCATGGACATCATGAAGAAGAACACCCCTACGTGGGTGCCGGGCGTTCCAACCCTGTACGAAAAGATTGTGCAGGCGGCCGAGGATAAGGGCATTGCCATTGAGGGCATCCGCAATTCCTTCTCCGGCGCCGCAACCCTGCCGGTTTCCACCGTGGAGCACTGGGAGCAGCTCACCAACGGACTGCTGGTCGAGGGCTACGGCCTCACGGAGTGCTCCCCCATCATCATTGGCAACCCAATGAACAAGGACCGCCGCCCGGGTTATGTGGGCATCCCGTTCCCCGATACGGAAATCCGCATCGCCAACCCAGAGAACCTGGATGAGACCCTGCCTGACGGCGAAGAGGGTGAAATCCTGGCCCGCGGCCCGCAGATCTTCAAGGGTTACCTCAATAATCCTGAGGCCACCGCCGAGGCCTTCCACAATGGCTGGTTCCGCACCGGCGACCTGGGAGTGATGGAAGAGGACGGCTTTGTACGCCTGGTCAGCCGCATCAAGGAAGTCATCATCACCGGCGGCTTCAACGTCTACCCAGCCGAGGTTGAGGAAGCGCTGCGCGTCCACCCGGATATCCGCGATATCGCCGTAGTGGGCCGCCCACGCCCGGACGGCTCCGAGGACGTTGTGGCATGTATTGAGCTCAATGACGGCGCCGCCCTGGATCCGGAGGGCCTCAAGGACTTCGCCCGCGAGCGCCTCACCCGCTACAAGGTGCCGCGCACCTTCTACCACTTTGAGGCCCTGGCCAGGGACCAGATGGGCAAGATCCGCCGCCGCGATGTGCAGGCCGAGTTGTTCAAGCGCCTCGACAATCCCGCCAAGGCCTAG
- a CDS encoding response regulator transcription factor — MTSILIVEDEESLADPLAFILRKEGFEPHIAYDGQAALDEFAKHDFDIVLLDLMLPGMSGTDVCKELRKISQVPIIMVTARDSEIDKVVGLELGADDYVTKPYSSRELIARIRAVLRRGGEPARPEAEEVEEEILEGGRVRMDVERHIVTVDGEPVSMPLKEFDLLEYLLRNTGRVLTRGQLIDRIWGVDYVGDTKTLDVHVKRLRSKIEAEPSRPQHLVTVRGLGYKYEV; from the coding sequence GTGACCTCCATCCTCATTGTTGAAGACGAAGAGTCTTTGGCGGACCCGCTTGCGTTTATCCTGCGCAAGGAGGGATTTGAGCCTCACATCGCCTACGACGGGCAGGCCGCACTCGACGAGTTCGCCAAGCATGACTTCGACATTGTCCTGCTTGATCTCATGCTGCCCGGCATGTCCGGAACTGACGTGTGCAAGGAATTGCGCAAAATCTCCCAGGTGCCCATCATCATGGTCACCGCCCGCGACTCTGAGATTGATAAGGTGGTGGGCCTGGAGCTGGGGGCGGATGACTACGTGACCAAGCCGTATTCCTCCCGCGAGCTGATAGCCCGCATTCGCGCAGTCTTGCGCCGCGGTGGGGAGCCGGCGCGCCCTGAGGCAGAGGAAGTCGAAGAGGAGATCCTCGAGGGTGGCCGCGTGCGCATGGACGTGGAGCGCCACATTGTCACCGTCGATGGGGAGCCGGTGTCCATGCCGCTCAAGGAGTTTGATCTCCTGGAATACCTGTTGCGCAATACCGGCCGCGTGCTGACCCGCGGGCAGCTCATCGACCGAATCTGGGGCGTGGATTATGTGGGCGATACCAAGACCCTTGACGTTCATGTCAAGCGCCTGCGCTCCAAGATTGAGGCGGAGCCTTCCCGCCCGCAGCACCTGGTCACGGTGCGCGGGCTGGGCTATAAATACGAGGTCTAA